AGGTCACCCCGCTGCGGCCGTACCAGACCAGCGGGGAGAGCAGCGGCAACTCACCCAGCTGGCGGGAGAGGTGATAGAGCACCACCAGCAGGGCGGCCCAGAAGCGCAGCCCGGTGAGGGAGGGGAGTCGGATGGGCACACCGGGGTTAACGGGGCACCGGGCGACGGGGTGACGGGGCGGGGTGACGGGACGTCGGCCACGGCCGCCGGGCGCTCGCACACGTACGCTCGTACCGAACGGATGTGGCGGCAGAGAGGCGACCGTGGTGGCGGAGCGGAGCAGTCGGCTGGAAGTGCGCCTGGTGCGGCGGGGGTTCTCCGACCCGCAGGTCGCCGTCGGGCTGCTCGAGGAGCCCTGGCTGCACGGGCTGGCGGACGATCCGCTGCTGCTGGACGCGCTCGGCGCGACCGCCGACCCCGACCTCGCGCTGCTCGGCCTGGCCCGGCTGCTGGAGGCGCTCGACCCGGCCGAACGGCACACCCTGCGGGACACCCTGACCAGCTCCAAGCCGCTCCGCGACCGGCTGCTCTCGGTGCTCGGCGCCTCCACCGCGCTCGGCGACCACCTGGCCAGGCACCCCCGGGACTGGCACGCCCTGGTCACCTTCGAACTCCGCGACATCCACCCCGGCACCGAGGACTTCCGGCGCGAGCTGCACCGCCGGATGCGGACCGCGGGCACCGACCGGGCGGACGCGCTGCGGATCGCCTACCGGCGCTGCCTGCTGACCATCGCCGCCCGCGACCTGAGCGGCACCACCGACCTGCCGCAGACCGCCGCCGAACTGGCCGACCTGGCCGGCGCTACCCTGCAGACCGCGCTGGAGATCGCCGCCGAGGAGGACCCGGAGTCGGCCGGACGCTGCCGGCTCGCGGTGATCGGCATGGGCAAGTGCGGCGGCCGCGAGCTCAACTACGTCTCCGACGTGGACGTGATCTTCGTCGCCGAACCGCAGGAGGGTGTCGAGGAGCACCTGGCGATGCAGGCCGGCACCCGGCTGGCCGCCCGGCTGACCCGGCTCTGCGCGGACACCACCGGCGAGGGCACCATCTGGCCGGTGGACGCCAACCTGCGCCCCGAGGGCCGCAACGGGCCGCTGGTCCGCACCCTGGCCAGCCACCTGGCGTACTACCAGCGCTGGGCCAAGACCTGGGAGTTCCAGGCCCTGCTGAAGGCCCGTCCGGTGGCGGGCGACGCCGAGCTCGGCGCCGCGTACGCCGAGGCCACCGCCGCGCTGGTCTGGCAGGCCGCCGAGCGGGACAACTTCGTCGCCGACGTCCAGCAGATGCGCCGCCGGGTGGTGGACGCGATCCCCGCCCGCGAGGTGGACCGGCAGCTCAAGCTCGGCCCCGGCGGGCTGCGCGACGTCGAGTTCGCGGTGCAGCTGCTGCAGTTGGTGCACGGCCGCACCGACCTCCGGCTGCACAGCCCCACCACCCTGCAGGCGCTGGAGGCACTCAGCGCGGGCGGCTACGTCGGCCGGGCCGACGCCGCCTCACTGGACGCCGCGTACCGCTTCCTGCGCGCGATGGAGCACCGGATCCAGCTGCACCGGCTGCGCCGCACCCACCTGATGCCCACCGACCCGGCCGACCTGCGCCGACTGGCCCGCTCGCTCGCCGCGCACATCAACGACGACACCAACGCCGACCCGGTGGCCGCGCTCCAGCGGGAGTGGAAGCGGCACGCGGTCGAGGTCAGGCGGCTGCACGAGAAGCTGTTCTACCGCCCGCTGCTGGACGCCGTGGCCGAGCTGCCGGCCGGTGTGATCGGGCTCTCCAACGAGGCGGCCAAGGCCCGGCTCGAGGCTCTCGGCTACGCCGATCCGGCGGCCGCGCTGCGCCACCTGAGCGCGCTCGCCTCCGGGGTGAGCCGCAAGGCCGCGATCCAGCGCACCCTGCTGCCGGTGCTGCTCGGCTGGTTCGCCGACTCGGCCGACCCCGACGCCGGGCTGTTGAACTTCCGTCAGGTCTCCGACGCGCTCGGCCGCACCCCCTGGTACCTGCGGCTGCTGCGGGACGAGAGCGCGGCCGCCGAACAGCTGGCCCGGGTGCTCTCGGCCGGCCGACTGGCCCCCGACCTGCTGCTCCGGGCCCCCGAGGCGGTGGCCATGCTCGGCGACCCGCAGGGCCTCCAGCCGCGCGGGCGGGTGGCACTGACCCAGGAGATCCAGGCCGCCGTCGGCCGGGCCGGATCGGCCGCCGCCGGGGTCGCCGCGGCCCGCGCCGTCCGCCGCCGGGAGCTGTTCCGGACCTCCGCCGCCGACGTGCTGGGCCGCTTCGACGAGGAGCCCGGCGCCGCCGTGGACGCGGCGGGCGAGGCGCTCACCGTCCTGAACGCCGCCACCCTGCAGGGTGCGCTGCAGGCCTGCGTGGCCGAGTGGGAGGCCGCCAACGGCGAGCTGCCGACCAGGCTCGCGGTGATCGCGATGGGCCGGTTCGGCGGACGCGAGATGGGCTATGGCTCGGACGCGGACGTGCTCTTCGTGCACGAGCCGCTGCTCGGAGTGCTGGACCAGGACGCCGCCAAAGCCGCATTCACGGTCTGCAACCAGCTGCGGACGCTGCTCGCCTCGCCGTCCACCGAACCGCCGCTGCTGGTCGACGCCGACCTCCGGCCGGAGGGCCGGCAGGGCCCGCTGGTCCGGACGCTGGGCTCGTACGAGGCGTACTACCGGCGCTGGTCGCACGTCTGGGAGTTCCAGGCCCTGCTGCGGGCCGAACCGGTCGCGGGCGACCCCGGGCTGGGGGAGCGGTTCCGGGCGCTGATCGACCCGCTGCGGTACCCCGGGGCCGGGGTGCCCACCCAGGACCTGCTGGAGATCCGCCGGATCAAGGCCCGGATCGAGGCCGAGCGCCTGCCGCGCGGGGCCGACCCGACCACCCACACCAAGATCGGGCGGGGCGGTCTGGCGGACGTGGAGTGGACGGTGCAGCTGCTCCAGCTGCAGCACGGGCACGTGGTGCCCGGCCTGCGGACCACCCGGACCCGGGCCGCCCTCGCGGCGGCGGTCGACGCCGGGCTGGTCGGGGCGGAGGACGCGGCGGTGCTGGACGCGGCGTGGGTGCTGGCGTCGCGGGTACGCAGTGCGGTGATGCTGGTCCGCGGCCGGCCGGGGGACAGCTTCCCCGGGGAGGCCCGCGAACTGGCCGGCGTGGCCCGCTACCTCGGCTACGGCTCCGGCCACACGGGCGAGCTGGTCGACGACTACCGCCGCACCACGCGGCGGGCCCGAGCCGTGGTGGAGGACCTTTTCTACGGTTAAAAGTTGCACTGTCCAGGGGCTCGGGGAACTGCGAGGAGATCTGGCGTTCGGGTCACTGCGAAAGTGCCTGACCATCTACACAGGTGCAACGCTCCAGAGGTCGGCGTCGCAGTTCCCCGAGCCCCTGGTCTCAGTGGCTGACCTTCGTGAGAGTCCACTGTTCCGGGACCGTCAGGTCGTCCGTGGGGGCGCCCTTGGTGCGGGGGAGTTGGTAGACCCAGACGTGGTAGAGCAGGCGGGCGGCCGTGAAGCCGAGGGCCAGGCAGAGGGCGCCGCCGACCGCGTCCATCCAGAAGTGGTTGGCGGTGGAGACGATGACCAGCAGGGTGAGGGCGGGGTAGAGCAGGCCGAGCGCCCGGACCCAGGCCGCGCGGGCCAGGAAGAAGATGGTCAGGCCGCACCAGAGCGACCACCCGATGTGCATCGAGGGCATCGCCGCGTACTGGTTGGAGACGCTGGCCGCCGCGCCGGAGGCCATCGAGCCCCAGGTGTCGTGCACCTTGACGGTGTCGATGAAGCCGCCGCCGGTCATCAGGCGGGGCGGGGCGAGCGGGTAGAAGTAGAACCCGATCAGGGCCAGGCCGGTGGTGACGAAGAGCACCGTGCGGGCGGCCGCGTAGCGGCCGGGGTGGGAGCGGTAGAGCCAGACCAGCACGCCTATGGTCACGATGAAGTGCAGCGTGGCGTAGTAGTAGTTCATCCCGACGATCAGCCAGCCGACCGAGTCGACCGCGTGGTTGATGCCGTGCTCGACCGCGACGCCGAGGCGCTGCTCGAGGTCCCAGATCCAGGTCGCGTGCCGCTGGGCGATGACGTCCTGCTCGGGCACCGCGTTGCGGACCAGGGAGTACAGCCAGTAGCTGACCCCGATCAGGGCGAGTTCGAACCAGAGCCGGGGCCTGGCCGGGGAGCGGCGCTGGTCCCGGATGCGGCTGCGGACGGCTGCGCCGGTGGACTGGGCGGCGCGGGTGGCTCCGTCCGGTCGGTGGCCGGTACGGCCTTCGCCCGGGACGGAACCGGCCTGCGCCGCCGCCTGGCCGCCTGCGGCGTCGGCTGCGAACTGCTCGGTCGATTCCCCCATGGGCGAGAAGTCTGCCAGACGGCTCGTGGCCGTCTGCTCATCCTGCGGTAGTGGATTCTTCACCGCCTGTCCCCCTTCCGGGGTACGGGGCTGGGTACCGGGGTCTGACATGGGGTCCATTGTGACTCGTTCGGGGGCGGCCGGTCGACGCGACCCCCGGCCCGGCGGTCGGCAGGCAACGGTTCGGTCAAGACCACGACTGCAACCTTTTCTGCATCTTGCTGAAACATTTTGCAGCCGCTAGCGTCCAGCCACCCAACGACGACGAGCCGCCTCAAGGGAGCCCGCAGTGGCCGAAGCCCAGCCCCGCCGCCCACGGAGCACGACCCCCTACCGACGCCCCGGCCGTACGGCCGTGCTGATCGCGGCCTCGCTGCTGGCGACCGGGCTGGGGGCCGCCCCGCTGGCGATGGCCGCCCCGGCCGGGCCGCCGTCCGACCAGGCGATGGCCGCGCAGGCGGACCGGCACGACCTGACCCGGGAGCAGTTCTACTTCGTGCTGCCGGACCGGTTCGCCAACGGTGAGCCGAAGAACGACACGGGCGGCCTCACCGGCACCCGGCTGGAGACCGGCCTCGACCCGGCCGACAAGGGCTTCTACCACGGTGGTGACCTGCAGGGCCTGATAGACAAGCTGGACTACGTCCAGGGCCTGGGCACCACCGCGATCTGGATGGCCCCGCTGTTCAAGAACCGCCCGGTGCAGGGCACCGGCGCGGACGCCTCGGCCGGGTACCACGGCTACTGGATCACCGACTTCACCCAGGTCGACCCGCACTTCGGCACCAACGCCCAGCTCAAGGAGCTGATCGCGAAGGCGCACAGGAAGGGCATCAAGGTCTTCTTCGACGTCATCACCAACCACACCGCCGACGTCGTCGACTACACCGAGGGCAAGTACGACTACCGCTCGGCCGGCGCCTACCCGACGCTGGACGCGGACGGGAACCCGGTGGACGAGACCGCCGTCGCCGACGCGGCCGCCCAGTGGCCGAAGATCGGCGCGAACTCGTTCCCCTACACGCCGTCCTTTCGGAGCGAGGCGGACAAGAAGGCCAAGACCCCGTCCTGGCTGAACGACCCCGCGCTCTACCACAACCGGGGCAACTCGACCTTCGTCGGCGAGTCCTCGACCGAGGGCGACTTCTCCGGGCTGGACGACCTGGACACCCAGAACCCCCGGGTGGTCGAGGGCATGAAGCAGATCTACCAGACCTGGGTGAAGGAGAGCGGGGTCGACGGCTTCCGGATCGACACCGTCAAGCACGTCAACATGGCCTTCTGGTCGCAGTGGGCGCCCGCGCTCAAGCAGTACGCCGCCGAGCGGGGCAACAAGGACTTCTTCATGTTCGGCGAGGTCTACTCCGGCGACCCGTCGGTCACCGCGCCGTACGTGACCAAGGGCAAGCTGCAGGCCACCCTGGACTTCGCGTTCCAGGAGAGCGCCCGCAAGTACGTCTCGCAGGGCGGCTCGGCGAAGGCGCTCGCCGAGCTGTACGCGCAGGACTTCCGCTACACGACGGCCGACACCAACGCGTACGAGCTGCCGACCTTCCTCGGCAACCACGACATGGGCCGGTTCGGCAGCTTCCTGCAGAGCGACAACCCGGGAGCCTCGGCCGAGCAGCTGCTGCAGAAGGACCGGTTCGCCAACGAGCTGATGTTCCTGACCCGGGGTCAGCCGGTGGTCTACTACGGCGACGAGCAGGGCTTCACCGGCGCGGGCGGCGACAAGGACGCCCGGCAGGACATGTTCGCCTCGAAGACCGGCTCCTACAACAGCGACACCGTGATCGGCGGCAGCAAGGGCTCGGCCGACCGGTACGGACAGGACGGCGCGCTGTACCGGGGGATCAGCACCCTGGCCGCGCTGCGCAAGGCGCACCCGGCGCTGGCCGACGGCGCGCAGGTCGAGCGGTACGCGGCGGACGGCGCGGGCGTGTACGCGTTCTCCCGGATCGACGCGAAGCAGCAGGTCGAGTACCTGGTCGCGGTGAACAACTCGGCCGAGCAGAAGACCGTCACGCTGGACACCTTCTCGGCGGGCATGGAGTTCCAGCAGCTCTACCCGGCCGCCGGGACGAAGACCACCAGCGGCGCCGACCGCAAGGTCACCGTGACCGTGCCCGCGTACTCCTCGGTGGTGCACCAGGCGGCGGGGAAGCTCGCCAAGCCGGCCGCCGCGCCCCAACTCGCCCTGAAGGCACCCGAGAACGGCTCGACCGGCACCGTCACGATCGGCGCCGAGGTGCCGGGCGGCGGCTTCAACCGGGTCTCGTTCGCCGCGCAGGTCGGTAACGGCCCCTGGCAGCAGCTCGGTTCGGCCGACAACGGTACGTACCGGGTCACCCAGGACCTGACCGGGGTCGCGCCCGGCACCGTGGTCCGGTACAAGGCGGTGGTCAAGGACTCCGGCGGCAACCTCCGTTCCGCCGGCGGGAGTTTCACCACCGGCACCCCCGCGCCCAAGCCGGTGCCGAGCGCCACCTCGCGCCCGTACGCGGTCGTGCACTACCAGCGGAAGAACGCCGACTACGACGGCTGGAACATGTACGCCTGGGGCGACCTGGCCGACGGCGAGTCCACCCCCTGGCCGGACGGGCACGGCTTCACCGGGCGGGACGCCTACGGGGCCTTCGCCTACGTGAAGTTGAAGAGCGGCGCGGCCGACGTCGGCTTCGTGGTGGAGAAGGGCGGCAGCAAGGACGGCGAGGCCGACCGGCACATCGACCTGGGTGCCACCGGTGAGGTCTGGGTCAAGGAGGGCGACCCGAACGTCTACACCAAGAACCCCGACCCGGCCGTCCCGGTGCCCGCCGACACGGCGGTGATCCACTACCAGCGGGCCGACGGCAAGTACGACGGCTGGGGCCTGCACGACTGGACCGGCGCGGCCACCCCGACCGACTGGGGCAACCCCCTGATGCCGGCCCGCAAGGACTCCTACGGCGCGGTCTTCGAGGTGCCGCTGGCGGCGGGGGCGACCAGCCTCAGCTACATCCTGCACAACGGCAACGACAAGGACCTGCCCAACGACCAGTCGCTGAACTTCGCCACCAGCGGCCGGGAGATCTGGATCATCGGCGGCCGGGAGGGCCACCTGCTGCCGCAGGCGGCCGGCAGCTCCGCACAGCTCGACCTCACCTCGGCCCGGGCCCAGTGGATCGACGCGAGGACCGTACTGGTTCCGGCCAACTACGGTGCGGGGGACAGCGCGTTGGCGGGTGGCACCAGCGCCCAGCTGATCTACGACGCCGAGGGCGGCCTCAGCGTCGACAAGGGCGTGCTGAGCAAGCCGGGCCAGTGGATCCGACTCAACCCGGGCACCCTGACGGACGCTCAGAAGGCCAAGTACCCGCACCTGGCGGGCTACCGGGCCTTCACCGTGGACGGCCGGGACGCCGGGCGGATCGGCAAGGCGCTGCGCAGCCAGCTGATCTTCACCGAGCACCTGCCGAGCGGCGCGGCGCTGGCCGCCACCGGCGTACAGATCCCGGGCGTGCTGGACGACCTGTACGCGGCCAAGGCCGCCAAGGCCCAACTCGGCCCGGTCTACCGGAAGTCCGAGGGCTGGGGCTGGTGGGGCGACGACCGCACGGTGACCCTGTCGCTCTGGGCGCCGACCGCCACCGAGGTCTCGGTCCAGCTCTTCGACCAGGCCACCGGCGGTACACCGAGGACGGTGCCGCTGCGCCGGGACGAGGCGACCGGGGTCTGGTCGCTGACCCGGGACGCCGACGAGCTGGACGGCAAGTACTACCTGTACCAGGTCAAGGTCTGGGCGCCGAGCGTCCGGCAGAACGTCACCAACCTGGTCACCGACCCGTACTCGGTGGCGCTCTCGGCGGACTCCAAGCGCAGCCTGGTGGCCGATCTGACGGCCCGTGACACCAAGCCGCGCGGCTGGGACGCGCACCGCTCGCCGCAGGCGGTGCCGGCGAACCGGCAGCAGATCCAGGAGCTGCACGTCCGGGACTTCTCCTCGGCGGACGCCACCGTGCCCGCCGCCGAGCGGGGCACCTACAAGGCGTTCACCGAGTCGAAGTCGGCCGGGATGCAGCACCTGCGCGAGCTGGCGAAGGCGGGTGTCACCACCATCCACCTGCTGCCGACCTTCGACATCGCCACCGTCCGGGAGAACCGGGCCGACCAGAAGCTGCCCGCCTGCGACCTGAACTCCCTTGCGGCGGACAGCGAGCAGCAGCAGGAGTGCGTGGCGGCGGTCAAGGCCGAGGACGCGTACAACTGGGGCTACGACCCGCTGCACTACACCGTCCCGGAGGGCTCGTACGCCACCGAGGCGACCGGCACGGCGCGCACCGTGCAGTTCCGCGAGATGGTGCAGGCGATGCACGAGGCGGGTCTGCGAGTGGTGCTGGACGTGGTCTACAACCACACCGCGGCGGCCGGTCAGGCCGAGCACTCGGTGCTCGACAAGGTGGTGCCCGGCTACTACCAACGGCTCAGCGACGCGGGCGCGGTGACCACCGACAGCTGCTGCGCGGACACCGCGCCGGAGCACGCGATGATGAACAAGCTGGTGGTCGACTCGGTGCTGACCTGGGCGAAGGAGTACCGGGTCGACGGCTTCCGGTTCGACCTGATGGGCCTGGACCCGAAGCAGACCATGCTGGACGTCCAGTCGGCGCTGCACGGGCTGAGCAAGGAGCGCGACGGGGTCGAGGGGAAGGACGTCTTCCTCTACGGCGAGGGCTGGAACTTCGGCGTGGTGGCCAACAACTCCCGCTTCGAGCAGGCGAGTCAGCTCAACATGGCGGGCACCGGCATCGCCACCTTCAACGACCGGGTGCGGGACGCGGCCCGGGGCGGCAACTTCATGCTGAACTCGGCGCCCCAGCAGGGCTTCGCCTCCGGCCTGTACACCGATCCCAACGGGTCGGCGGCGAACGGGACTTCGGCCGAGCAGAAGGCCCGGCTGCTGCACCAGATGGACCAGATCAAGGTCGGTCTGACCGGCAACCTGGCGGGCTACGCGTTCACCGACAGCAGCGGAACGGCCGTCACCGGCGCGGGAGTCGACTACAACGGCGCCCCGACCGGCTACGCGGCCAACCCCGGTGAAGCGGTCGAGTACGTCGACGCGCACGACAACACCGACCTGTTCGACGCGCTGGCCTACAAGCTGCCGACCACGACCGCCCCGGCGGACCGGGCCCGGATGCAGGCGCTCGGCCTTTCGCTGACCGCGCTGAGCCAGGGGCCCGGCTTCGCCCAGGCCGGCAGTGACCTGCTGCGTTCCAAGTCGCTGGACGCCAACTCCTTCGACTCCGGTGACTGGTTCAACTCGATCCAGTGGGACTGCACCAAGGGCAACGGCTGGGGCCGGGGCCTGCCGATGGCGGCCGACAACAAGGAGATGTGGCCGACCGCCAAGTCGCTGCTGGCCGATCCCCGGCTGACCGTGGGCTGCAACGAGATTCAGGCCACCGGCGCGCAGTACCGGCAGTTCCTCCGGATCCGGCAGTCCTCGCCGCTGTTCGCGCTGAACAGCGCGGCCGAGGTGCAGAAGCGGCTGTCCTTCCCGCTGTCGGGCACGGCGGCCGAGACGCCCGGGGTGATCACCCTGCACCTGGACGGCACCGGCCTGCGCGGCGCGGAGCAGGGCATCACCGTGGTGTTCAACGCCACCCCGACCGCTCAGCAGCAGACCGTGGCCGGCCTGAAGGGCACCCGTCAGTCGCTGCACCAGGTGCAGGCGCAGGGGGCCGATCCGGTGGTGAAGGGGGCCTCCTTCACGGCTCCCACCGGCACCTTCACCGTTCCCGCCCGTACGGTCGCGGTGTTCGTACAGGGTTAGTTGGCTTGAAACAGTCGCCCGGCGGCTTCGGTGGTGACACCGGAGCCCCGGGCGGCGCTGTTTCCGGCGGCCCTCCGGGTGGGGTACGGACAACCGACCGACCGTCCGGACGGGGCAGGACTGGCGCACTGTTCAGCACCGATGGGGCGGATGCGAAGCGCGGCCGGGAACATGACAACCATCGCCACGAGGGTCTTGCGGGCCCGTCGGCCTGACACTCCGTCAGCGCACGGGTGCCTGGGTCGGTTATCGGCCAAACCGTGGCATGCATCTGTCATTCATCACTCGTTTGCTGCCACGATTCCCCCGGCTGCAGACGAGCAGGGCCCCAATCCCCCCGCTGCAGCAGTTCCAGCGCAGGCAAGGCGCTACCAAGCACCACTCCTTTGTACGCACCGACCTGGGCCGCGCACCAGTGGCCTGGGGCCCCCGCTGTGCCGCAACCCCGCGGCCAGGTTCTCTCCACCGTTCGTGAACCCCGCGACCGGTCGGAAAAGGAGTCCGCATGTCCCGCTACACCCATGCCCGGGTGACGATGGCCGCCCTCGCGGCCACCACCGCGATGGTGGTGACCGCACTGCCCACCATGGCGCAGGCGGCCCCCCAGGCCCCCGCACCGGTCAGCCAGGCGGCTGCCGGCAAGGCTCAGCTGCTGTCCGACGCAGGTCAGAAGAGCGCCGGCCTGGTCCAGGCGCTCGGCCTGTCCGGCCAGGAGAAGCTGATCGCCAAGGACGTCGTGGTCGACGCCGACGGCTCCCGCCACCTGCGCTACGAGCGCACCTACGGCGGCCTGCCGGTGCTCGGCGGCGACATGGTGGTCCACCAGACCGCGGGTGGCGTCACCAAGGGCCTGGACCGGGCCTCCACGGCCTCGCTGGCCGGCGTCTCCAC
This genomic interval from Kitasatospora gansuensis contains the following:
- a CDS encoding bifunctional [glutamine synthetase] adenylyltransferase/[glutamine synthetase]-adenylyl-L-tyrosine phosphorylase, which translates into the protein MVAERSSRLEVRLVRRGFSDPQVAVGLLEEPWLHGLADDPLLLDALGATADPDLALLGLARLLEALDPAERHTLRDTLTSSKPLRDRLLSVLGASTALGDHLARHPRDWHALVTFELRDIHPGTEDFRRELHRRMRTAGTDRADALRIAYRRCLLTIAARDLSGTTDLPQTAAELADLAGATLQTALEIAAEEDPESAGRCRLAVIGMGKCGGRELNYVSDVDVIFVAEPQEGVEEHLAMQAGTRLAARLTRLCADTTGEGTIWPVDANLRPEGRNGPLVRTLASHLAYYQRWAKTWEFQALLKARPVAGDAELGAAYAEATAALVWQAAERDNFVADVQQMRRRVVDAIPAREVDRQLKLGPGGLRDVEFAVQLLQLVHGRTDLRLHSPTTLQALEALSAGGYVGRADAASLDAAYRFLRAMEHRIQLHRLRRTHLMPTDPADLRRLARSLAAHINDDTNADPVAALQREWKRHAVEVRRLHEKLFYRPLLDAVAELPAGVIGLSNEAAKARLEALGYADPAAALRHLSALASGVSRKAAIQRTLLPVLLGWFADSADPDAGLLNFRQVSDALGRTPWYLRLLRDESAAAEQLARVLSAGRLAPDLLLRAPEAVAMLGDPQGLQPRGRVALTQEIQAAVGRAGSAAAGVAAARAVRRRELFRTSAADVLGRFDEEPGAAVDAAGEALTVLNAATLQGALQACVAEWEAANGELPTRLAVIAMGRFGGREMGYGSDADVLFVHEPLLGVLDQDAAKAAFTVCNQLRTLLASPSTEPPLLVDADLRPEGRQGPLVRTLGSYEAYYRRWSHVWEFQALLRAEPVAGDPGLGERFRALIDPLRYPGAGVPTQDLLEIRRIKARIEAERLPRGADPTTHTKIGRGGLADVEWTVQLLQLQHGHVVPGLRTTRTRAALAAAVDAGLVGAEDAAVLDAAWVLASRVRSAVMLVRGRPGDSFPGEARELAGVARYLGYGSGHTGELVDDYRRTTRRARAVVEDLFYG
- a CDS encoding phosphatase PAP2 family protein, producing the protein MGESTEQFAADAAGGQAAAQAGSVPGEGRTGHRPDGATRAAQSTGAAVRSRIRDQRRSPARPRLWFELALIGVSYWLYSLVRNAVPEQDVIAQRHATWIWDLEQRLGVAVEHGINHAVDSVGWLIVGMNYYYATLHFIVTIGVLVWLYRSHPGRYAAARTVLFVTTGLALIGFYFYPLAPPRLMTGGGFIDTVKVHDTWGSMASGAAASVSNQYAAMPSMHIGWSLWCGLTIFFLARAAWVRALGLLYPALTLLVIVSTANHFWMDAVGGALCLALGFTAARLLYHVWVYQLPRTKGAPTDDLTVPEQWTLTKVSH
- the pulA gene encoding pullulanase-type alpha-1,6-glucosidase gives rise to the protein MAEAQPRRPRSTTPYRRPGRTAVLIAASLLATGLGAAPLAMAAPAGPPSDQAMAAQADRHDLTREQFYFVLPDRFANGEPKNDTGGLTGTRLETGLDPADKGFYHGGDLQGLIDKLDYVQGLGTTAIWMAPLFKNRPVQGTGADASAGYHGYWITDFTQVDPHFGTNAQLKELIAKAHRKGIKVFFDVITNHTADVVDYTEGKYDYRSAGAYPTLDADGNPVDETAVADAAAQWPKIGANSFPYTPSFRSEADKKAKTPSWLNDPALYHNRGNSTFVGESSTEGDFSGLDDLDTQNPRVVEGMKQIYQTWVKESGVDGFRIDTVKHVNMAFWSQWAPALKQYAAERGNKDFFMFGEVYSGDPSVTAPYVTKGKLQATLDFAFQESARKYVSQGGSAKALAELYAQDFRYTTADTNAYELPTFLGNHDMGRFGSFLQSDNPGASAEQLLQKDRFANELMFLTRGQPVVYYGDEQGFTGAGGDKDARQDMFASKTGSYNSDTVIGGSKGSADRYGQDGALYRGISTLAALRKAHPALADGAQVERYAADGAGVYAFSRIDAKQQVEYLVAVNNSAEQKTVTLDTFSAGMEFQQLYPAAGTKTTSGADRKVTVTVPAYSSVVHQAAGKLAKPAAAPQLALKAPENGSTGTVTIGAEVPGGGFNRVSFAAQVGNGPWQQLGSADNGTYRVTQDLTGVAPGTVVRYKAVVKDSGGNLRSAGGSFTTGTPAPKPVPSATSRPYAVVHYQRKNADYDGWNMYAWGDLADGESTPWPDGHGFTGRDAYGAFAYVKLKSGAADVGFVVEKGGSKDGEADRHIDLGATGEVWVKEGDPNVYTKNPDPAVPVPADTAVIHYQRADGKYDGWGLHDWTGAATPTDWGNPLMPARKDSYGAVFEVPLAAGATSLSYILHNGNDKDLPNDQSLNFATSGREIWIIGGREGHLLPQAAGSSAQLDLTSARAQWIDARTVLVPANYGAGDSALAGGTSAQLIYDAEGGLSVDKGVLSKPGQWIRLNPGTLTDAQKAKYPHLAGYRAFTVDGRDAGRIGKALRSQLIFTEHLPSGAALAATGVQIPGVLDDLYAAKAAKAQLGPVYRKSEGWGWWGDDRTVTLSLWAPTATEVSVQLFDQATGGTPRTVPLRRDEATGVWSLTRDADELDGKYYLYQVKVWAPSVRQNVTNLVTDPYSVALSADSKRSLVADLTARDTKPRGWDAHRSPQAVPANRQQIQELHVRDFSSADATVPAAERGTYKAFTESKSAGMQHLRELAKAGVTTIHLLPTFDIATVRENRADQKLPACDLNSLAADSEQQQECVAAVKAEDAYNWGYDPLHYTVPEGSYATEATGTARTVQFREMVQAMHEAGLRVVLDVVYNHTAAAGQAEHSVLDKVVPGYYQRLSDAGAVTTDSCCADTAPEHAMMNKLVVDSVLTWAKEYRVDGFRFDLMGLDPKQTMLDVQSALHGLSKERDGVEGKDVFLYGEGWNFGVVANNSRFEQASQLNMAGTGIATFNDRVRDAARGGNFMLNSAPQQGFASGLYTDPNGSAANGTSAEQKARLLHQMDQIKVGLTGNLAGYAFTDSSGTAVTGAGVDYNGAPTGYAANPGEAVEYVDAHDNTDLFDALAYKLPTTTAPADRARMQALGLSLTALSQGPGFAQAGSDLLRSKSLDANSFDSGDWFNSIQWDCTKGNGWGRGLPMAADNKEMWPTAKSLLADPRLTVGCNEIQATGAQYRQFLRIRQSSPLFALNSAAEVQKRLSFPLSGTAAETPGVITLHLDGTGLRGAEQGITVVFNATPTAQQQTVAGLKGTRQSLHQVQAQGADPVVKGASFTAPTGTFTVPARTVAVFVQG